In a single window of the Pithys albifrons albifrons isolate INPA30051 chromosome 19, PitAlb_v1, whole genome shotgun sequence genome:
- the ITGB4 gene encoding integrin beta-4 isoform X1 has product MRRKRMDVLPRVCARLLLLSLLCATGLCQWNKNNPCMRSRAKSCTECIRVNKDCAFCTDENFEEWRCDLRENLLRYGCGEGSIVYTRGEMRTEKNVSINTSLKRTQVSPQRMTLRLRPGEEMSFNMDVFQPLESPVDLYILMDFSYSMSDDLDHLKSMGHNLAEFLQALTSNYTIGFGKFVDKVSSPQTDMRPEKLREPWNNADSPFSFKNVIRLTSNIDHFSQELQKERISGNLDAPEGGFDAILQTAVCKDKIGWRNDSTHLLVFSTESAFHYEADGTNVLAGILARNDEQCHLDTHGTYVYDTKQDYPSVPTLVRLLGQHNIIPIFAVTNHSYSYYEKLHRYFPISEIGVLQEDSSNIMELIRTAFERIRLQMDIRADHTLKALKTEFTSSMYEKTESGSFHIARGKVGKFKMHVEALDAIGGQHVCSLPEKDRQGTIDVKATSLSDSLKVSASVICDVCPCEQQQELNSPKCSFHGNFVCGQCMCHPGWRGDTCDCSLQSSPNNKACIRPGDTEPCSGRGECLCGKCQCYPEDLKQRFHGAFCEYDVLNCARTSGFLCNDRGRCSRGACVCESGWEGPACECPTSNDTCIDSRGGICNNRGKCECGRCTCDMTSLYTSSTCEISYSLGFQGLCESIRDCVRCQTWGTGSLKGNCSTCHLQIQMVEELKKDENGEHCSFQDEDDDCTYHYSLEGDPSVFPNTTVRVQKNKECPPSSFLWLIPLLIFLILLLGLLLLLCWRFCACCKACLALLPCCARGRTVGFKEDHYMLRHSLMSSDHLDTPMVRSGSLKGRDTVRWKIHNNVHKQGFTSPAATNPKDLVPFGLSLRLARLFTQNLVKPDSRECEQLRKEVEENLNDVFKHIPGCHKLQQTKFRLQPNSGKRQDHTIVDTVLTAPRSAKADIIKAVEKHVSHEAFNDLKVAPGYYTVTSDQDAQGMVEFQEAVELVDVRVPLFIREEDDDEKQLQVEAIEVPNGIAKIGRRVVNITIIKEQASSLITFLQPAYSHSRFDKLAKIPVVREIIDNGKSQVTYRTRDLTAKNGRDYILTEGELVFQPGETRKEVQVPLLELTELDTLLNNYQLKQFAIDLLHPKYGAKIGRYAQTTVTIADPELVDGIPPMTGLGQVPQSPKGRPSAPLNPDARALSSREINFNWFPPPGKPLGYKVKYWIQGDPESEAHLIDVKTPSAELSNLYPFCDYEMQVCAYNALGEGPYSDIIHCRTLEEVPSEPGRLAFNVVSSTVTQLSWAEPAETNGEITAYEVSYGLVNEDNVPIGPVKKVLVEDPKKRMVLIENLRESQPYRYMVRARNGAGWGPEREATINLATQPKRPMSIPIIPDVPIIDAEGGEDYDSYLMYSTDVLRSPAGSKRPSVSDDSEHLLNGRVDFSFPGSSSGSLTRTTNTSYHQLSSHVHQEHRVIGSSSLTRDYSTTAMGHDYPGTLLPPIREDAGRTIPRPWDVGFRSRAKVKGYYPCIGFRDSIIMTDGSKYIDPRKPLGIPDTPSRLVFSALGPTSLKVSWQEPCCEKEVQGYSVQYQLLNGGDVKRITIPNPSQNSVVVEDLLPNHSYIFKVKAQSEEGWGPEREGVITIESQVDPQSPLSPVPGSPFTLSTPCAPGPLVFTALSPDSLHLSWERPREPSGLILGYRITCEMLHGGGEPRTIYVEGDNLETTLTVPHLSENVPYKFKVQANTTQGFGPEREGLITIQSQDRGAFSQFGGQQYMREEVYKFPTEYTTKTSISHSSLDPQFTDGMLVTSQRVENTSSTLTQEFVSRTVMSSGTLTKQVERQFYEA; this is encoded by the exons ATGAG gaggaagaggatggatGTGCTGCCACGGGTGTGTgccaggctgctcctcctgtccctgctctgcgCCACCGGCCTCTGCCAATGGAACAAAA ATAACCCCTGCATGCGGTCCCGGGCCAAGAGCTGCACCGAGTGCATCCGAGTGAACAAGGACTGCGCCTTCTGCACTGATGAG AACTTCGAGGAGTGGCGCTGTGACTTGCGGGAGAACTTGCTGCGTTACGGCTGCGGGGAGGGCAGCATCGTGTACACCAGGGGGGAGATGCGGACTGAGaag AATGTCAGTATCAACACATCCCTGAAGAGGACCCAGGTGTCTCCCCAGAGGATGACATTGCGGCTGCGACCTGGCGAGGAGATGAGCTTCAACATGGATGTCTTCCAGCCCTTGGAGAGCCCTGTGGATCTCTACATCCTCATGGACTTCTCCTACTCTATGTCTGATGATCTGGACCACCTCAAAAGCATGGGCCATAACCTAG CGGAGTTCCTGCAAGCCCTGACCTCCAACTACACCATTGGATTCGGCAAGTTTGTGGACAAAGTCTCATCCCCTCAGACAGACATGAGACCTGAAAA GCTGCGTGAGCCCTGGAACAACGCCGACTCCCCCTTCTCCTTCAAGAACGTCATCCGCCTGACCAGCAACATCGACCACTTCAGCCAGGAGCTCCAGAAGGAACGCATCTCCGGGAACCTGGATGCCCCTGAGGGCGGCTTTGATGCCATCCTGCAGACAGCTGTGTGCAAG GATAAGATTGGCTGGAGAAATGACAGCACCCACCTGCTCGTGTTCTCCACCGAATCTGCCTTTCACTATGAAGCTGATGGTACCAACGTCCTGGCAGGGATCCTGGCAAGAAATGATGAGCAGTGTCACCTCGACACCCATGGCACCTACGTGTATGACACCAAGCAGGACtacccctcagtgcccaccctggTGCGCCTGCTGGGCCAGCACAACATCATCCCCATCTTTGCTGTCACCAACCACTCCTACAGCTACTATGAG AAGCTGCACAGGTATTTCCCCATCTCTGAGATCGGGGTGCTCCAGGAGGACTCTTCCAACATTATGGAGCTGATCCGTACAGCCTTTGAG CGCATCCGCCTCCAGATGGACATCAGAGCTGACCACACTCTCAAGGCCTTGAAGACAGAGTTCACCTCCTCGATGTATGAAAAGACAGAATCTGGCTCCTTCCACATCGCTCGTGGGAAAGTG GGCAAGTTCAAAATGCACGTGGAGGCACTGGATGCCATTGGTGGGCAGCACGTCTGCAGCCTCCCCGAGAAGGACCGGCAGGGAACTATAGACGTGAAAGCCACATCCCTGAGCGACAGCCTCAAAGTCTCAGCCTCTGTCATCTGCGACGTGTGTCCTTGTGAGCAG cAACAAGAGTTAAATTCACCCAAGTGCAGCTTCCATGGGAACTTTGTTTGTGGACAGTGTATGTGCCACCCAGGCTG GCGAGGGGACACGTGTGACTGCTCCTTGCAGTCATCCCCCAACAACAAAGCCTGCATCCGCCCCGGGGACACAGAGCCGTGCTCGGGAAGGGGCGAGTGCCTGTGTGGGAAGTGCCAGTGCTACCCTGAGGACCTGAAGCAGCGCTTCCATGGGGCGTTCTGCGAGTACGATGTCCTGAATTGTGCACGCACCTCTGGCTTCCTCTGCAATG ACCGTGGTCGCTGCTCCAGGggtgcctgtgtgtgtgagagcGGCTGGGAGGGTCCGGCCTGTGAGTGTCCCACAAGCAATGACACCTGCATCGACAGCCGAGGG GGCATTTGCAATAACCGTGGAAAGTGCGAATGTGGCAGATGCACCTGTGACATGACCTCGCTGTACACCAGCTCCACCTGTGAGATCAGCTACTCCCTG ggatTCCAGGGCCTGTGTGAGAGCATCCGGGACTGTGTCCGCTGCCAGACCTGGGGAACAGGCAGCCTGAAGGGGAACTGCAGCACGTGCCACCTCCAGATCCAGATGGTGGAAGAGCTGAAGAAAG ATGAGAATGGCGAGCACTGCTCCTTCCAGGATGAGGATGATGACTGCACATACCACTACTCCCTGGAGGGAGACCCCAGTGTCTTCCCCAACACCACTGTTCGTGTGCAGAAGAACAAAg AGTGCCCGCCAAGTAGCTTCCTCTGGCTCATCCCACTGCTCATCTTCCTCATCCTGCTCCTgggcctgctgctgctgctctgctggaggttctgtgcctgctgcaag GCTTGCCTGGCCCTGCTTCCCTGCTGTGCACGAG gtcGCACCGTTGGCTTCAAGGAGGACCACTACATGCTCCGCCACAGCCTCATGTCCTCTGACCACCTGGACACCCCCATGGTGCGCAGTGGATCCCTCAAGGGCCGGGACACAGTGCGCTGGAAGATCCACAACAATGTCCACAAGCAGGGCTTCACCTCCCCCGCTGCCACCAACCCCAAGGACCTCG TTCCCTTTGGGCTGTCTCTGAGGCTGGCACGGCTTTTCACGCAGAACCTGGTGAAGCCGGACAGCCGGGAGTGCGAGCAGCTGCGCAAGGAAGTGGAGGAGAAC CTGAATGATGTTTTCAAGCACATCCCTGGCTGCCACAAGCTCCAGCAGACCAAGTTCAG GTTACAGCCCAATTCTGGGAAAAG GCAGGATCACACCATTGTGGACACAGTGCTCACTGCTCCTCGCTCAGCCAAGGCAGACATCATCAAAGCAGTGGAAAAACATGTTTCTCACGAGGCTTTCAATGACCTGAAGGTTGCACCGGGATATTACACAGTGACCTCAGACCAAg ATGCTCAGGGGATGGTGGAGTTCCAAGAGGCCGTGGAGCTGGTGGATGTCCGTGTTCCACTCTTCATCAGGGAGGAGGATGatgatgagaagcagctgcaggtggAGGCCATTGAGGTCCCCAATGGCATCGCAAAGATTGGCCGCAGGGTTGTGAACATCACCATCATCAAAGAACAAG cCAGCAGCCTCATCACCTTCTTGCAGCCAGCCTATTCCCACAGCCGCTTTGACAAGCTGGCCAAGATCCCTGTGGTCCGGGAGATCATAGACAATGGGAAATCCCAAGTCACCTACAGGACTCGGGATCTCACCGCCAAGAATGGCAGG gaCTACATCCTCACAGAGGGTGAGCTGGTCTTCCAGCCTGGGGAGACCCGAAAGGAGGTGCAGGTCCCCTTGCTGGAGCTGACCGAACTAGACACCCTCCTAAACAACTACCAGCTCAAGCAATTTGCCATCGACCTCCTCCATCCCAAGTACGGCGCCAAGATCGGCCGGTACGCCCAGACCACGGTGACCATCGCCGACCCAG agctggtggATGGTATCCCCCCGATGACTGGCCTGGGCCAGGTGCCCCAGTCCCCCAAAGGCCGCCCAAGTGCACCACTCAATCCCGATGCCCGTGCCCTCAGCTCCAGGGAAATCAACTTCAACTGGTTTCCTCCACCGGGAAAACCTCTGGGATACAAG GTGAAGTACTGGATCCAAGGGGACCCTGAGTCAGAAGCCCATCTCATTGATGTCAAAACACCATCAGCTGAGCTGAGTAACCTCTACCCCTTTTGTGACTATGAGATGCAAGTCTGTGCCTACAATGCCCTGGGTGAAGGGCCTTACTCTGACATCATCCACTGCCGCACACTGGAGGAAG tgcccagcGAGCCTGGTCGCTTGGCTTTCAACGTCGTGTCTTCCACTGTgacacagctgagctgggctgagcctgcAGAAACCAACGGGGAGATCACAGCTTATGAAGTCAGTTATGGGCTCGTCAACGAGGACAATG TACCCATTGGCCCTGTGAAGAAGGTGCTGGTTGAAGACCCGAAGAAGCGCATGGTGCTGATAGAAAACCTGCGGGAGTCGCAGCCCTATCGCTACATGGTGAGGGCCAGGAATGGTGCTGGCTGGGGCCCTGAGAGAGAAGCCACCATCAACCTCGCCACGCAGCCCAAGCGCCCCATGTCCA TCCCCATCATCCCTGATGTGCCCATCATTGATGCAGAGGGGGGTGAGGACTACGACAGCTACCTGATGTACAGCACAGATGTGCTCCGCTCTCCAGCCGGCAGCAAGCGCCCCAGTGTCTCTGATGACTCAG AACACTTGCTGAATGGTCGGGTGGACTTCTCcttccctggcagctccagtgGCTCACTGACCAGGACAACGAACACCAGCTACCACCAGCTGAGCTCCCACGTGCATCAGGAGCACAGGGTGATCGGGAGCTCCTCACTGACAAGAGACTACTCCACGACGGCAATGGGGCACG ATTACCCAGGGACACTCCTCCCTCCCATCCGTGAAGATGCTGGGAGGACAATCCCACGGCCCTGGGATGTGGGTTTCAGGAGCAGGGCAAAGGTGAAGGGTTACTACCCCTGCATTGGCTTTCGGGACTCTATAATCATGACTGATGGGTCCAAGTACATAG ACCCCAGGAAGCCCCTGGGCATCCCTGACACCCCTTCACGCCTGGTGTTCTCCGCCCTGGGACCCACGTCCCTGAAGGTGAGCTGGCAGGAGCCGTGCTGCGAGAAGGAGGTGCAGGGCTACAGCGTGCAGTACCAGCTCCTCAACGGAG GAGACGTGAAGCGAATCACCATCCCCAACCCCAGCCAGAACTCAGTGGTGGTGGAGGACCTGCTGCCCAACCACTCCTACATCTTCAAGGTGAAGGCACAGAGTGAGGAGGGCTGGGGCCCCGAGAGGGAAGGAGTCATCACCATAGAGTCCCAGGTGGACCCTCAGAGCCCGCTCAGTCCTGTACCAG GTTCACCCTTCACACTGAGCACGCCCTGTGCTCCTGGACCCCTGGTTTTCACAGCCCTCAGCCCAGACTCCCTTCACCTCAGCTGGGAGAGACCCCGCGAGCCCAGTGGGCTCATCTTGGGCTACAGGATCACCTGTGAGATGCTGCATGGAGGAG GGGAACCCAGGACAATCTACGTCGAAGGGGACAATCTGGAAACCACCCTGACTGTGCCCCACCTGAGTGAGAATGTCCCTTACAAGTTCAAGGTGCAAGCCAACACCACCCAAGGCTTTGGGCCAGAGAGAGAAGGCCTTATCACCATTCAATCTCAGGACAGAG gtGCTTTCTCCCAGTTTGGAGGACAGCAGTACATGAGGGAAGAAGTGTACAAATTCCCCACTGAATACACCACCAAGACCAGCATCAGCCATTCCTCTCTGGATCCCCAATTCACAG ACGGAATGCTCGTGACCAGCCAGCGCGTGGAGAACACCAGCAGCACCCTCACCCAGGAGTTCGTCAGCAGGACCGTGATGTCCAGCGGGACCCTCACCAAGCAGGTGGAGAGGCAGTTCTACGAGGCCTGA
- the ITGB4 gene encoding integrin beta-4 isoform X2: MRRKRMDVLPRVCARLLLLSLLCATGLCQWNKNNPCMRSRAKSCTECIRVNKDCAFCTDENFEEWRCDLRENLLRYGCGEGSIVYTRGEMRTEKNVSINTSLKRTQVSPQRMTLRLRPGEEMSFNMDVFQPLESPVDLYILMDFSYSMSDDLDHLKSMGHNLAEFLQALTSNYTIGFGKFVDKVSSPQTDMRPEKLREPWNNADSPFSFKNVIRLTSNIDHFSQELQKERISGNLDAPEGGFDAILQTAVCKDKIGWRNDSTHLLVFSTESAFHYEADGTNVLAGILARNDEQCHLDTHGTYVYDTKQDYPSVPTLVRLLGQHNIIPIFAVTNHSYSYYEKLHRYFPISEIGVLQEDSSNIMELIRTAFERIRLQMDIRADHTLKALKTEFTSSMYEKTESGSFHIARGKVGKFKMHVEALDAIGGQHVCSLPEKDRQGTIDVKATSLSDSLKVSASVICDVCPCEQQQELNSPKCSFHGNFVCGQCMCHPGWRGDTCDCSLQSSPNNKACIRPGDTEPCSGRGECLCGKCQCYPEDLKQRFHGAFCEYDVLNCARTSGFLCNDRGRCSRGACVCESGWEGPACECPTSNDTCIDSRGGICNNRGKCECGRCTCDMTSLYTSSTCEISYSLGFQGLCESIRDCVRCQTWGTGSLKGNCSTCHLQIQMVEELKKDENGEHCSFQDEDDDCTYHYSLEGDPSVFPNTTVRVQKNKECPPSSFLWLIPLLIFLILLLGLLLLLCWRFCACCKACLALLPCCARGRTVGFKEDHYMLRHSLMSSDHLDTPMVRSGSLKGRDTVRWKIHNNVHKQGFTSPAATNPKDLVPFGLSLRLARLFTQNLVKPDSRECEQLRKEVEENLNDVFKHIPGCHKLQQTKFRLQPNSGKRQDHTIVDTVLTAPRSAKADIIKAVEKHVSHEAFNDLKVAPGYYTVTSDQDAQGMVEFQEAVELVDVRVPLFIREEDDDEKQLQVEAIEVPNGIAKIGRRVVNITIIKEQASSLITFLQPAYSHSRFDKLAKIPVVREIIDNGKSQVTYRTRDLTAKNGRDYILTEGELVFQPGETRKEVQVPLLELTELDTLLNNYQLKQFAIDLLHPKYGAKIGRYAQTTVTIADPELVDGIPPMTGLGQVPQSPKGRPSAPLNPDARALSSREINFNWFPPPGKPLGYKVKYWIQGDPESEAHLIDVKTPSAELSNLYPFCDYEMQVCAYNALGEGPYSDIIHCRTLEEVPSEPGRLAFNVVSSTVTQLSWAEPAETNGEITAYEVSYGLVNEDNVPIGPVKKVLVEDPKKRMVLIENLRESQPYRYMVRARNGAGWGPEREATINLATQPKRPMSIPIIPDVPIIDAEGGEDYDSYLMYSTDVLRSPAGSKRPSVSDDSEHLLNGRVDFSFPGSSSGSLTRTTNTSYHQLSSHVHQEHRVIGSSSLTRDYSTTAMGHDPRKPLGIPDTPSRLVFSALGPTSLKVSWQEPCCEKEVQGYSVQYQLLNGGDVKRITIPNPSQNSVVVEDLLPNHSYIFKVKAQSEEGWGPEREGVITIESQVDPQSPLSPVPGSPFTLSTPCAPGPLVFTALSPDSLHLSWERPREPSGLILGYRITCEMLHGGGEPRTIYVEGDNLETTLTVPHLSENVPYKFKVQANTTQGFGPEREGLITIQSQDRGAFSQFGGQQYMREEVYKFPTEYTTKTSISHSSLDPQFTDGMLVTSQRVENTSSTLTQEFVSRTVMSSGTLTKQVERQFYEA, translated from the exons ATGAG gaggaagaggatggatGTGCTGCCACGGGTGTGTgccaggctgctcctcctgtccctgctctgcgCCACCGGCCTCTGCCAATGGAACAAAA ATAACCCCTGCATGCGGTCCCGGGCCAAGAGCTGCACCGAGTGCATCCGAGTGAACAAGGACTGCGCCTTCTGCACTGATGAG AACTTCGAGGAGTGGCGCTGTGACTTGCGGGAGAACTTGCTGCGTTACGGCTGCGGGGAGGGCAGCATCGTGTACACCAGGGGGGAGATGCGGACTGAGaag AATGTCAGTATCAACACATCCCTGAAGAGGACCCAGGTGTCTCCCCAGAGGATGACATTGCGGCTGCGACCTGGCGAGGAGATGAGCTTCAACATGGATGTCTTCCAGCCCTTGGAGAGCCCTGTGGATCTCTACATCCTCATGGACTTCTCCTACTCTATGTCTGATGATCTGGACCACCTCAAAAGCATGGGCCATAACCTAG CGGAGTTCCTGCAAGCCCTGACCTCCAACTACACCATTGGATTCGGCAAGTTTGTGGACAAAGTCTCATCCCCTCAGACAGACATGAGACCTGAAAA GCTGCGTGAGCCCTGGAACAACGCCGACTCCCCCTTCTCCTTCAAGAACGTCATCCGCCTGACCAGCAACATCGACCACTTCAGCCAGGAGCTCCAGAAGGAACGCATCTCCGGGAACCTGGATGCCCCTGAGGGCGGCTTTGATGCCATCCTGCAGACAGCTGTGTGCAAG GATAAGATTGGCTGGAGAAATGACAGCACCCACCTGCTCGTGTTCTCCACCGAATCTGCCTTTCACTATGAAGCTGATGGTACCAACGTCCTGGCAGGGATCCTGGCAAGAAATGATGAGCAGTGTCACCTCGACACCCATGGCACCTACGTGTATGACACCAAGCAGGACtacccctcagtgcccaccctggTGCGCCTGCTGGGCCAGCACAACATCATCCCCATCTTTGCTGTCACCAACCACTCCTACAGCTACTATGAG AAGCTGCACAGGTATTTCCCCATCTCTGAGATCGGGGTGCTCCAGGAGGACTCTTCCAACATTATGGAGCTGATCCGTACAGCCTTTGAG CGCATCCGCCTCCAGATGGACATCAGAGCTGACCACACTCTCAAGGCCTTGAAGACAGAGTTCACCTCCTCGATGTATGAAAAGACAGAATCTGGCTCCTTCCACATCGCTCGTGGGAAAGTG GGCAAGTTCAAAATGCACGTGGAGGCACTGGATGCCATTGGTGGGCAGCACGTCTGCAGCCTCCCCGAGAAGGACCGGCAGGGAACTATAGACGTGAAAGCCACATCCCTGAGCGACAGCCTCAAAGTCTCAGCCTCTGTCATCTGCGACGTGTGTCCTTGTGAGCAG cAACAAGAGTTAAATTCACCCAAGTGCAGCTTCCATGGGAACTTTGTTTGTGGACAGTGTATGTGCCACCCAGGCTG GCGAGGGGACACGTGTGACTGCTCCTTGCAGTCATCCCCCAACAACAAAGCCTGCATCCGCCCCGGGGACACAGAGCCGTGCTCGGGAAGGGGCGAGTGCCTGTGTGGGAAGTGCCAGTGCTACCCTGAGGACCTGAAGCAGCGCTTCCATGGGGCGTTCTGCGAGTACGATGTCCTGAATTGTGCACGCACCTCTGGCTTCCTCTGCAATG ACCGTGGTCGCTGCTCCAGGggtgcctgtgtgtgtgagagcGGCTGGGAGGGTCCGGCCTGTGAGTGTCCCACAAGCAATGACACCTGCATCGACAGCCGAGGG GGCATTTGCAATAACCGTGGAAAGTGCGAATGTGGCAGATGCACCTGTGACATGACCTCGCTGTACACCAGCTCCACCTGTGAGATCAGCTACTCCCTG ggatTCCAGGGCCTGTGTGAGAGCATCCGGGACTGTGTCCGCTGCCAGACCTGGGGAACAGGCAGCCTGAAGGGGAACTGCAGCACGTGCCACCTCCAGATCCAGATGGTGGAAGAGCTGAAGAAAG ATGAGAATGGCGAGCACTGCTCCTTCCAGGATGAGGATGATGACTGCACATACCACTACTCCCTGGAGGGAGACCCCAGTGTCTTCCCCAACACCACTGTTCGTGTGCAGAAGAACAAAg AGTGCCCGCCAAGTAGCTTCCTCTGGCTCATCCCACTGCTCATCTTCCTCATCCTGCTCCTgggcctgctgctgctgctctgctggaggttctgtgcctgctgcaag GCTTGCCTGGCCCTGCTTCCCTGCTGTGCACGAG gtcGCACCGTTGGCTTCAAGGAGGACCACTACATGCTCCGCCACAGCCTCATGTCCTCTGACCACCTGGACACCCCCATGGTGCGCAGTGGATCCCTCAAGGGCCGGGACACAGTGCGCTGGAAGATCCACAACAATGTCCACAAGCAGGGCTTCACCTCCCCCGCTGCCACCAACCCCAAGGACCTCG TTCCCTTTGGGCTGTCTCTGAGGCTGGCACGGCTTTTCACGCAGAACCTGGTGAAGCCGGACAGCCGGGAGTGCGAGCAGCTGCGCAAGGAAGTGGAGGAGAAC CTGAATGATGTTTTCAAGCACATCCCTGGCTGCCACAAGCTCCAGCAGACCAAGTTCAG GTTACAGCCCAATTCTGGGAAAAG GCAGGATCACACCATTGTGGACACAGTGCTCACTGCTCCTCGCTCAGCCAAGGCAGACATCATCAAAGCAGTGGAAAAACATGTTTCTCACGAGGCTTTCAATGACCTGAAGGTTGCACCGGGATATTACACAGTGACCTCAGACCAAg ATGCTCAGGGGATGGTGGAGTTCCAAGAGGCCGTGGAGCTGGTGGATGTCCGTGTTCCACTCTTCATCAGGGAGGAGGATGatgatgagaagcagctgcaggtggAGGCCATTGAGGTCCCCAATGGCATCGCAAAGATTGGCCGCAGGGTTGTGAACATCACCATCATCAAAGAACAAG cCAGCAGCCTCATCACCTTCTTGCAGCCAGCCTATTCCCACAGCCGCTTTGACAAGCTGGCCAAGATCCCTGTGGTCCGGGAGATCATAGACAATGGGAAATCCCAAGTCACCTACAGGACTCGGGATCTCACCGCCAAGAATGGCAGG gaCTACATCCTCACAGAGGGTGAGCTGGTCTTCCAGCCTGGGGAGACCCGAAAGGAGGTGCAGGTCCCCTTGCTGGAGCTGACCGAACTAGACACCCTCCTAAACAACTACCAGCTCAAGCAATTTGCCATCGACCTCCTCCATCCCAAGTACGGCGCCAAGATCGGCCGGTACGCCCAGACCACGGTGACCATCGCCGACCCAG agctggtggATGGTATCCCCCCGATGACTGGCCTGGGCCAGGTGCCCCAGTCCCCCAAAGGCCGCCCAAGTGCACCACTCAATCCCGATGCCCGTGCCCTCAGCTCCAGGGAAATCAACTTCAACTGGTTTCCTCCACCGGGAAAACCTCTGGGATACAAG GTGAAGTACTGGATCCAAGGGGACCCTGAGTCAGAAGCCCATCTCATTGATGTCAAAACACCATCAGCTGAGCTGAGTAACCTCTACCCCTTTTGTGACTATGAGATGCAAGTCTGTGCCTACAATGCCCTGGGTGAAGGGCCTTACTCTGACATCATCCACTGCCGCACACTGGAGGAAG tgcccagcGAGCCTGGTCGCTTGGCTTTCAACGTCGTGTCTTCCACTGTgacacagctgagctgggctgagcctgcAGAAACCAACGGGGAGATCACAGCTTATGAAGTCAGTTATGGGCTCGTCAACGAGGACAATG TACCCATTGGCCCTGTGAAGAAGGTGCTGGTTGAAGACCCGAAGAAGCGCATGGTGCTGATAGAAAACCTGCGGGAGTCGCAGCCCTATCGCTACATGGTGAGGGCCAGGAATGGTGCTGGCTGGGGCCCTGAGAGAGAAGCCACCATCAACCTCGCCACGCAGCCCAAGCGCCCCATGTCCA TCCCCATCATCCCTGATGTGCCCATCATTGATGCAGAGGGGGGTGAGGACTACGACAGCTACCTGATGTACAGCACAGATGTGCTCCGCTCTCCAGCCGGCAGCAAGCGCCCCAGTGTCTCTGATGACTCAG AACACTTGCTGAATGGTCGGGTGGACTTCTCcttccctggcagctccagtgGCTCACTGACCAGGACAACGAACACCAGCTACCACCAGCTGAGCTCCCACGTGCATCAGGAGCACAGGGTGATCGGGAGCTCCTCACTGACAAGAGACTACTCCACGACGGCAATGGGGCACG ACCCCAGGAAGCCCCTGGGCATCCCTGACACCCCTTCACGCCTGGTGTTCTCCGCCCTGGGACCCACGTCCCTGAAGGTGAGCTGGCAGGAGCCGTGCTGCGAGAAGGAGGTGCAGGGCTACAGCGTGCAGTACCAGCTCCTCAACGGAG GAGACGTGAAGCGAATCACCATCCCCAACCCCAGCCAGAACTCAGTGGTGGTGGAGGACCTGCTGCCCAACCACTCCTACATCTTCAAGGTGAAGGCACAGAGTGAGGAGGGCTGGGGCCCCGAGAGGGAAGGAGTCATCACCATAGAGTCCCAGGTGGACCCTCAGAGCCCGCTCAGTCCTGTACCAG GTTCACCCTTCACACTGAGCACGCCCTGTGCTCCTGGACCCCTGGTTTTCACAGCCCTCAGCCCAGACTCCCTTCACCTCAGCTGGGAGAGACCCCGCGAGCCCAGTGGGCTCATCTTGGGCTACAGGATCACCTGTGAGATGCTGCATGGAGGAG GGGAACCCAGGACAATCTACGTCGAAGGGGACAATCTGGAAACCACCCTGACTGTGCCCCACCTGAGTGAGAATGTCCCTTACAAGTTCAAGGTGCAAGCCAACACCACCCAAGGCTTTGGGCCAGAGAGAGAAGGCCTTATCACCATTCAATCTCAGGACAGAG gtGCTTTCTCCCAGTTTGGAGGACAGCAGTACATGAGGGAAGAAGTGTACAAATTCCCCACTGAATACACCACCAAGACCAGCATCAGCCATTCCTCTCTGGATCCCCAATTCACAG ACGGAATGCTCGTGACCAGCCAGCGCGTGGAGAACACCAGCAGCACCCTCACCCAGGAGTTCGTCAGCAGGACCGTGATGTCCAGCGGGACCCTCACCAAGCAGGTGGAGAGGCAGTTCTACGAGGCCTGA